In Bacillota bacterium, a genomic segment contains:
- a CDS encoding zinc ribbon domain-containing protein, with protein sequence MPIYEFKCSSCGEKFERLCRMGEDSPGPCPGCGSDASKKVLSLFAGKGSKGSACSGCSSSKCSSCH encoded by the coding sequence TTGCCCATATATGAGTTCAAGTGTTCATCCTGTGGTGAGAAGTTCGAGCGCCTGTGCCGGATGGGTGAAGATAGCCCCGGCCCATGCCCAGGATGCGGTTCAGACGCATCCAAGAAGGTGCTCTCCCTGTTCGCCGGGAAGGGCTCCAAGGGTTCGGCCTGCTCTGGGTGCTCTTCCTCGAAGTGCTCGTCATGCCATTGA
- a CDS encoding MoaD/ThiS family protein yields MNLRVNGHVAQFFPGGKAVHEMTLEEPASVREVLGRLSVNPQLVMAVYINNEKRDLDCLVNDGDEVLLLSPVSGG; encoded by the coding sequence GTGAATCTGCGCGTTAACGGTCATGTCGCACAGTTCTTTCCTGGAGGAAAGGCAGTGCACGAAATGACCCTTGAGGAACCCGCCAGCGTCAGGGAGGTCCTTGGGAGGCTCTCAGTCAACCCGCAGCTAGTCATGGCTGTGTACATTAACAACGAGAAACGGGACCTCGATTGCCTGGTAAATGATGGCGACGAGGTATTGCTGCTCTCGCCTGTTTCCGGAGGCTAG
- a CDS encoding MBL fold metallo-hydrolase — MELLRINEDAWLLPGRTCLGIIQSQGQALLVDSGNGPDSAKKALRAIEGAGWRLAGILNTHAHADHYGGNGVLTRKTQAPVFASELEALVMKYPVLEPAAIFGAYPPPNLKNSFLMAAASPVDRLVAPGEALRVGERVCQAVSLSGHSMGQVGLACGEILFAGDAFIGQATLERNPIPYNVDTKRALESLDLMETAGYHRIVASHTQPEEDHRRSLRLYRQRILQVADSLLFFLESGPSTTERLLGAVCEKYGSPLKAPTQYYLMRSAIASILSYLREKGEIAMSCTRGEMFWHTHVRI, encoded by the coding sequence TTGGAGCTCCTGCGCATAAACGAGGACGCATGGCTGCTGCCCGGGCGAACCTGCCTGGGCATCATCCAGTCCCAGGGCCAAGCTCTATTGGTGGACTCAGGCAATGGACCGGATTCGGCAAAGAAGGCGCTCCGGGCCATTGAGGGCGCAGGTTGGAGACTGGCGGGGATCCTGAATACCCATGCCCATGCGGATCACTACGGCGGCAACGGTGTACTGACCCGGAAAACGCAGGCGCCAGTGTTTGCCAGTGAGCTGGAGGCGCTTGTGATGAAGTACCCTGTGCTGGAACCCGCCGCCATCTTCGGAGCCTACCCTCCGCCCAACCTCAAGAACAGTTTTCTAATGGCCGCAGCGTCTCCTGTGGATCGCCTGGTGGCGCCGGGAGAGGCCTTGAGAGTGGGGGAGAGGGTATGCCAAGCTGTGTCCCTGAGCGGCCATTCCATGGGCCAGGTAGGGCTAGCTTGCGGTGAGATCCTTTTTGCCGGGGACGCCTTTATCGGCCAAGCGACACTGGAGAGAAACCCCATACCCTACAACGTGGACACCAAGAGGGCTCTTGAAAGCCTTGATCTGATGGAGACAGCCGGCTACCACCGCATCGTGGCTAGTCACACTCAACCGGAAGAAGACCACAGGCGCTCCCTGAGGCTGTACAGGCAACGCATCCTCCAGGTTGCTGATTCGCTGCTTTTTTTCCTAGAGAGTGGACCATCCACCACCGAGAGGCTCCTGGGAGCCGTATGCGAGAAGTACGGATCCCCGCTGAAGGCCCCAACCCAGTACTATCTCATGCGGTCGGCGATAGCCTCCATTCTTTCCTACCTCAGAGAGAAGGGTGAAATCGCCATGTCGTGCACGCGAGGGGAGATGTTTTGGCACACTCACGTGCGTATATAG
- a CDS encoding TIGR00725 family protein → MAHSRAYIGVIGPSECTEAEYLLAQEVGSLIARSGAVLVTGGRGGVMEAASRGARESGGLTIGILPGLDRASGNRYLDVVIPTGLGSARNAIVVSASDALIAISGGYGTLSEIGLALKAGRAVVGLNTWQVLPQGRGGDPIIRASSAAQAVTLALGHTTPG, encoded by the coding sequence TTGGCACACTCACGTGCGTATATAGGGGTTATAGGCCCCAGTGAGTGCACTGAGGCTGAGTACCTTTTGGCCCAGGAAGTGGGGAGCCTCATTGCCCGCAGCGGCGCTGTGCTGGTTACGGGCGGCCGTGGGGGTGTCATGGAGGCGGCTTCACGGGGTGCCAGGGAGTCCGGCGGGCTGACCATTGGCATCCTCCCAGGGCTTGACAGGGCCTCCGGAAACCGGTACCTTGACGTGGTTATCCCAACAGGGCTCGGCTCAGCCCGGAACGCCATCGTGGTGTCCGCCTCTGACGCGCTCATAGCCATCTCAGGGGGTTACGGAACCCTCTCAGAAATAGGGCTGGCACTGAAAGCAGGAAGGGCAGTGGTAGGGCTGAATACTTGGCAGGTTTTGCCACAGGGGAGGGGAGGGGACCCCATAATACGGGCATCCAGCGCAGCCCAGGCCGTGACGCTTGCGCTGGGGCACACAACCCCTGGATGA
- a CDS encoding pyridoxamine 5'-phosphate oxidase family protein — protein sequence MNGDNRSLAWKRPMRRSSKVLSHERCVELLRRERVGRLGLTDGTFPYVVPVFFSYLDGKIIIHSAREGLKIDILSTGHAVCFEVDTLLGFQPGDRACTWGAHYESVMCFGQARLSTDPGEKRDLLDALCCRYSVDGIPPLAQGDLAEVDGVCVIVIEVDHMTGKGA from the coding sequence ATGAACGGAGACAACAGATCACTGGCGTGGAAGAGGCCTATGCGAAGGTCATCCAAGGTGCTCTCCCACGAGCGTTGCGTTGAATTGCTCCGGCGGGAGCGCGTTGGACGGCTCGGTCTCACTGATGGTACATTCCCCTACGTCGTACCCGTTTTCTTTTCGTATCTTGACGGCAAGATCATCATACACTCGGCCCGGGAGGGCCTAAAGATCGATATTCTCTCCACAGGGCATGCCGTGTGCTTCGAGGTGGATACCCTCCTAGGGTTCCAGCCGGGAGATCGAGCCTGCACGTGGGGCGCGCACTACGAGAGCGTTATGTGCTTCGGCCAAGCGAGGCTCTCCACGGATCCCGGCGAGAAGCGGGACCTCCTGGATGCCTTGTGCTGCCGCTATTCCGTTGACGGCATTCCGCCTCTGGCCCAGGGAGACCTTGCGGAAGTCGATGGTGTATGCGTGATTGTGATTGAAGTGGACCACATGACGGGTAAGGGTGCCTGA
- a CDS encoding YbjQ family protein, which produces MDVYTTGVVPGREVVKALGMVKGSTIRARHLGNDIMAGLRNLVGGEVREYSQLLSKAREEALSRMVQEAEGLGADAVVSVRFSTSAVMSGAAEVLVYGTAVKFKDL; this is translated from the coding sequence TTGGACGTCTACACGACAGGCGTTGTACCTGGAAGGGAGGTCGTCAAGGCCTTAGGCATGGTCAAGGGAAGCACGATCAGGGCAAGGCACCTTGGAAATGACATCATGGCGGGCCTCAGGAACCTGGTCGGAGGAGAGGTTAGAGAATACTCCCAGCTTCTCAGCAAGGCTCGGGAAGAGGCACTGTCCAGGATGGTCCAGGAAGCCGAGGGCTTGGGCGCCGATGCTGTGGTGTCTGTAAGGTTTTCAACCTCGGCAGTGATGTCCGGGGCGGCTGAGGTCTTGGTCTATGGCACGGCCGTTAAGTTTAAAGACCTCTAA
- a CDS encoding LysM peptidoglycan-binding domain-containing protein, whose protein sequence is MKYFGSIYPRSCTSRGTAWGRCLVVGAVVLAVMLGARSVARSADPEPESFRPRVLEVTVVPGDNLWNIAKKLAPSRDTRYVIYRIRKENRLASANIFPGQVLRFPIDLAGE, encoded by the coding sequence TTGAAGTACTTCGGATCCATCTATCCTCGCTCATGCACTAGTAGAGGGACAGCCTGGGGAAGGTGCCTGGTAGTCGGAGCGGTAGTGCTCGCGGTGATGCTGGGAGCGAGGTCAGTGGCGCGTTCAGCGGATCCTGAACCCGAGTCATTCCGGCCTCGAGTCCTGGAGGTTACGGTGGTACCCGGGGACAACCTCTGGAATATCGCGAAGAAATTGGCTCCGTCACGGGATACGAGGTATGTGATATACCGCATAAGGAAGGAAAACAGGCTGGCAAGCGCGAACATTTTCCCTGGGCAGGTGCTTAGGTTTCCCATTGACTTGGCCGGGGAATAG